TTTTACAGAATGGACAAGTCGTTTCCTATGAACTTTCCCTATGGAAAGAATATATCTTATGGATATTTCCAGATAATCTCTGGCTTCGTCTCCATCCGGCAATTTTGCTATCAGGCTGTATATTTCATCAATTTTTGACTCAAGATCATCATAATGGATGTATTTGAGCAGTAAATGAAATATCTCCATTACTATGCTTGTCTTAAAAGCTGCATCATCCATCCGGCCGATATCATGATGAATGTGGCGGAATTTAGGTACGAAATCTAAAAAATGTTCTGATGGCAGTTCAAAGTAATCCTCAAAATGAGTGCTGAACTTCCATGTGTCTTTGCCGTTATAAATAAGCACCGGAATAATCACAGGCAAGTGTGAACTCAGTTGATTACTGTCTTTTAACTCAATCCATTTTTGAATTTCATAGTTGAGCATTTGCACTCTGGCAAACCAGTCAGGATAGCTCTTATGCTCGTATAAAAAATAAAGACGCAGGGAATTAGCACTGCCTATGATATCGAGTGTGGCCATGACATCTGAGAAATACTCTTTCATTTCTCTGGATATAAATCCAGTCATAGATATGTGCAGACTGTTCAGATCAACATGTCTTCGTATCTCGTATGGAATATAATACCTGATATAGTCAGCAACTACGTTCTTTCTTTTGAAGAAACCTTTAAAGCATTTATCATGTGCCTGGCGGATGATTTCGTTTTCCATACAGAAAAGTTTATCCCAGAATGTTTTGGTTTGCAAGCACCATCACAAACGTCTCCACGACCAATTTCAGGAGCCAATGAAATATTTTCATTTTTGCGGGCGACCTGATAAAGGGCAACGAGTATTATCATTATTGTAAGCTCCTCACCCGGGGGGACCGGTACCGAACCTGCGAGTAACTGTCTTTAAAGTGGAGCCTGCATCCTGCAGGCTATGTAATTCCGGGCGGCTGGAAGCCGCCTCCACATTGAAGATTAGTCCCGTATTGGACATTGGGACAGTCCCCGCGAGGTACTATAAAAATGATTGATGCTGCATTGGTTCCTGGAAGAAATTTGCTTTGATGAAAAAATCTACACAGCGAGGGACAGTCCCCCTCCGGGCTGTAAGCCTCCGGGCAGGAAGCTGTGCCTGGCGTAAAGCGCTCATCTTTGACGGAATTTTTCAGGCAAATGTGCATCAATCATAAGCAAAAATCGTAAAAATATGAAAATTGTAACCGTTTGATTTTATTAGCAAAACGATTATAGTAATTAGTAAGAGAGGCTGAAGGTGGATGAGTAAAGGCTGAAAGGAAAAAAATAATGGCTGTGACAAAGGTAAGGCAGACAGGAGGACTGTTTATGTTTGAGGAAAATACACAAAGACTTGAGAGTTAAAAGTTATCGGTTAATTGTTAGTATCTGAAGAAAGAGGCTCCAAAATTTCAAACGCTTATAACTTATTCACGTCTGGGTGTTTAAAGGCCAAAAAAGAATCGTAATTTCAGTGTTTTGCATGAGAAGTTTTGACTTTCAAGTCAGATGAACATCTAAGTGCTTTGACATTTAGTACTGTTATGTTGTACTAAATGCTTGTCTGTAAATATGGAATATACTGCTTCAGGGGCAGGTGAGCAATGGGCTTGTCAGTATTTTAATTGTTTTTTCTCAGCATTTATAGAATTTGTTTTCTGCTCATGTGCCTTTTCAGCAATTGTTTGAACCTGGAGAGCATGAAGCCTCTGTGTCGCATGCCAGGAGCTTATACCAGTAGTTAAACTGTCATAACAGGGAGGAGGAGAATGAAGTTAGTTGTTTTTGGGGCAACAGGGAAGACAGGAAAGGAGGTCGTAAGGCAGGCTCTGCAAAAGGATTTTGATATTACAGTATTTGTACGTAACCCTGACAAGGTTCTTTTAAGGCCTGCAAACCTGACAATCCTTCAGGGAGATGTTCTTGATCAGTCTGCTGTATCAAAAGCCGTGCAGGGCCAGGATGCAGTCATATCAGTGCTGGGTGCCGGGATACGCAAGACAGATTTGAGGACAAAAGGGACGCGCAACATAGTTAAGGCCATGCAGGAACATGGCGTTAAACGCATTGTGAGCCAGTCTTCTTTGGGAATTGGGGAAACTATTGACAACCTTTCCATCATGGCCAGGTACTTATGTGTGCCGGTGTTTTTGAAAAATGCCTTGATTGATCATGCGGGGCAGGAAGAACTGATAATGGAGAGCGAACTGGACTGGACTATTGTCAGATGTGCAGGCCTGACCAGTGGACCTTTGACTGAAAAGTATCAGCATGGCTTCACATCTAAAAAAAGTAATATCAAAGGGCGTATTTCCCGGGCTGATGTTGCCCATTTTATGCTCAGCCAACTCAAAGATTCATCCTACTTGAATAAGACTGTGAGCATTTCTTATTGAATTTGACGTTTTTATGGCAGGCACTGGGCAGCCAGCAGTAAAGAGAGCCGTAAGGGAAAAGTGCCTGCCTTATTTTAGAAAGTGTCTTTATCCAGCCAAGAGAGATTATAGTCCCTTCTTAGAAACATAAGCTGCCATGTCCGCAAGGCGGCATGCATATCCCCACTCATTGTCATACCAGGCCATCATCTTGGCAGTTGTACCTTCTCCTCCCATAATCATGGTGAATTCTTCATCTATGACGCTGGAATTGGATTCTGCAATAAAGTCTGAAGATACCATGGGTTCTCTTGTAAAGCCGAGAATTCCTTTGAGGGGTCCTGAAGCAGCGTCTTCAAAGGCTTTTCTGTATTCTTCAGTGGTGGTACTCTTTTGTAGAATCAGGGTGCAGTCTACAACAGATACTGTCGGGGTGGGCACTCGCAAAGAAAAGCCATCGATCTTGCCTTTAAGTTCGGGTATAACCAAGGCTACGGCTTTGGCAGCACCGGTAGTTGTAGGTATGATATTGCACGCAGCAGCTCTTGCCCGCCTCAGATCCTTGTGGGGCAAATCAAGAATGCGCTGGTCATTGGTGTAAGCGTGGACTGTAGTCATGGTTCCGTGGTCAATGCCAAACATTTCATGCACTACCTTGACAGCAGGAGCAAGGCAGTTGGTGGTGCATGAAGCATTGGAAATAATATGATGCTTTTCAGGGTCATAGTCTTTTTCGTTGACACCGAGAACTACTGTGACATCCTCTTCTTTGGCTGGTGCAGAAATTATTACCTTTTTGGCTCCAGCCTGAATATGAAGTCCTGCCTTGGGACCGGTGCGGAAAATTCCAGTTGACTCCAGAACAATGTCCACTCCATTGTCCCGCCAGGGAATCTGTGAAGGATCTCTTTCGGCAAAGCTGTCAATTTCCCAGTCTTCAACAATGATTTTATCTTGTTTGACATCGACATTAAAAGGAAATCTCCTGTAATTAGTGTCATATTTCAGAAGATGGGCATTGGTATTAATGTCGAAAAGATCATTAATAGCCACGACTTCCAGCTCGTTTTTATGTGTCTCAAGGATGGCCTTAAGGACTTGCCTGCCCACTCGACCGAATCCATTGATTCCTATTCTTGTTTTGCTCATAACTTTATCCTTCAGTTTTATATGTTCAATGTTCACTCTACACATTTCACTTCATAAACAATACGTAGATGAAAACAAATAATATGGTTGAAAAAAACCCTCAAATGGGTCAGGAATTACACAGGTATAAAAATATTAAAAAGAGAACAGTCGAAATGTGTTATATTTGAACGGTGTCAGAATAAATACATATATGCCCTGTGTCATACATTTAATAAAAGGTCTAATCTTCAAAAAGTCTGTACTCGAATGCTTCCTGCAGTTCACAATCAAGTTTAAGTTTCTGATGCAGCCTTGCGTTTTCTATGGCTATGGCACTCAGATTGGCGACAATGGTCAAAAACTCAATTTCTTCATCAGTAAACTCCCGGCATGTTTCAGAGTAACCCCTGAGCACCCCGATGTACTGGTCTTCGATTTTAAGAGGTATGACCACAACAGATGCGATGCCTTCTTCTTTGGCCTTTTCAGGATACTGAAATCTTGGATCACTGCAGGCATTGTGAATGGTTACGTTTCTGCCTGACAATGCTTCCTGGTCAAGCCCGCTCTTTTCAACCCGCACAGCACCTTTACGGATATAACCCTTGCTTAGTCCATAAGAAGATCCGAGCATCAATCTTTTGCCTTCCTTATCCAAAAGTCTGATGGAAGCTGCTTTAAGCTTCATGGCTTCAGTGACCTGCCGGGAAATCTTGTGCAAAACTTTGGAAGGGTCCAAGCTTGAGTTAATGACCTTGGCCACTTCATACAGTGAATGATAATAGTCTTTTTCGGTTCCGCTCATTAAGTACCTCCTCGTAAAAATACAGATTTATATGTTAGTTAAGATTTAAGATCCTGTCAAAGGAGCTGTAGGAGAACTTGAATTTTCAAGTTACTGAATATCAGGCGTTTATTAGCTCCTCACCCGGGCGGCCCGGGACCGAACCTGCGAGTAACTGAAAATGAGTCTCCTCTATGGACATTGGGACAGTCCCCGCGAGGAAACGTTAAAAAGTTTGATACTGCATTGGTTTTTGGCAAAAATCGGTTTTAATGAAAAAGTTTACATAGCGAGGGACAGTCCCTGTGCCAAGCGCAAAGTTCCCATCTTTGACGGTACTTTTTTGGTAATTGTAAGTGAATCTTAAGGAAAAATCGTAACACACTGAAAAACATAACAGCTTGAAATAATTGACATAAAAAAGTAGTTACTTAGAAGTTTACCTGCTGCTGGTGAAAAATGTTTTGCCAGTTATGGTTAAGGCCCTTTTTAACGACGGCCCCTTGCAAGTTATGATAAAATATCCTGCCTGAAAC
This genomic interval from Desulfonatronovibrio magnus contains the following:
- a CDS encoding Rpn family recombination-promoting nuclease/putative transposase, which gives rise to MENEIIRQAHDKCFKGFFKRKNVVADYIRYYIPYEIRRHVDLNSLHISMTGFISREMKEYFSDVMATLDIIGSANSLRLYFLYEHKSYPDWFARVQMLNYEIQKWIELKDSNQLSSHLPVIIPVLIYNGKDTWKFSTHFEDYFELPSEHFLDFVPKFRHIHHDIGRMDDAAFKTSIVMEIFHLLLKYIHYDDLESKIDEIYSLIAKLPDGDEARDYLEISIRYILSIGKVHRKRLVHSVKNFAGGEKMLGVAAQEIKEKLERTSKPYWEQKGEISTLQRVIIESLTERFDVVGQSLSEKIKSVQSLDILNTLFKKTYRVNSVEEFDQLVNKVLN
- a CDS encoding NAD(P)-dependent oxidoreductase, with protein sequence MKLVVFGATGKTGKEVVRQALQKDFDITVFVRNPDKVLLRPANLTILQGDVLDQSAVSKAVQGQDAVISVLGAGIRKTDLRTKGTRNIVKAMQEHGVKRIVSQSSLGIGETIDNLSIMARYLCVPVFLKNALIDHAGQEELIMESELDWTIVRCAGLTSGPLTEKYQHGFTSKKSNIKGRISRADVAHFMLSQLKDSSYLNKTVSISY
- the gap gene encoding type I glyceraldehyde-3-phosphate dehydrogenase; this encodes MSKTRIGINGFGRVGRQVLKAILETHKNELEVVAINDLFDINTNAHLLKYDTNYRRFPFNVDVKQDKIIVEDWEIDSFAERDPSQIPWRDNGVDIVLESTGIFRTGPKAGLHIQAGAKKVIISAPAKEEDVTVVLGVNEKDYDPEKHHIISNASCTTNCLAPAVKVVHEMFGIDHGTMTTVHAYTNDQRILDLPHKDLRRARAAACNIIPTTTGAAKAVALVIPELKGKIDGFSLRVPTPTVSVVDCTLILQKSTTTEEYRKAFEDAASGPLKGILGFTREPMVSSDFIAESNSSVIDEEFTMIMGGEGTTAKMMAWYDNEWGYACRLADMAAYVSKKGL
- a CDS encoding GAF domain-containing protein produces the protein MSGTEKDYYHSLYEVAKVINSSLDPSKVLHKISRQVTEAMKLKAASIRLLDKEGKRLMLGSSYGLSKGYIRKGAVRVEKSGLDQEALSGRNVTIHNACSDPRFQYPEKAKEEGIASVVVIPLKIEDQYIGVLRGYSETCREFTDEEIEFLTIVANLSAIAIENARLHQKLKLDCELQEAFEYRLFED